Proteins found in one Misgurnus anguillicaudatus chromosome 3, ASM2758022v2, whole genome shotgun sequence genomic segment:
- the map9 gene encoding microtubule-associated protein 9 isoform X4: MDDDHFSTTLAYTKSPKTSRRTTFQNELEAAVSARTNRHKPSYSYSDDFDDDEDHDKDDDGDILSNLLKTQKERKDRFRAGRTKGKINDFMLSDDEDENVKPKKVSFLKTKVSSSPVHIEQQDSMKSVGSHHGSFNFTQSRSTPQSPQNSVTTEKNQEADSPLSSQSDNLQPQSTLQKADRSESIMRMRNQTESSLVRKSLSESPLPFNSENSQWKSSVPLPSEGSLCDSPVSLLSDKQDNQRISFGEDCDLPIPHPRERSVKTKLPTGFPAEDMSPRPLPRHKAVNLWERGPLEEKTQAETTDCSGRAMSIVLSNTSTTNESIQGSDEGWVMSQKSKTYSSSTTETLSEAPATAGSVASEESKEERQSTSFEEKHESFSGNFGNHTSTSHAQRIRKSSDRKSKSSYTAESKYLGTLKILDQRTQEAQQIPEAADSLRAAVYQEWVKKKEETIKIKMIAKKQEEKLKEDKKQEDMLAKIADAKASYEAWKEKKKDVIRKKEKEKQEEVNRQQTERDKMQEKKEIAKQVFEKWKQEHDEILKEKIRKKKQTEKREKLQQGQVKDERKRDCTSAFMKWSEQKKCVIQAKVREERKQETFQEVEEQYEKEEREKMALEVYDKWLRRKEFQQKRERKEKRIQAILHDEPPPPWSPPNKTIPFGK; this comes from the exons ATGGACGACGATCATTTTTCTACAACACTTGCTTACACGAAAAGTCCAAAAACATCCAGAAGAACAACTTTCCAG AATGAGCTAGAGGCAGCGGTGTCTGCTAGAACTAACAGACATAAACCCAGCTATTCGTACTCTGATGACTTTGACGATGATGAAGACCATGATAAAGATGACGATGGCG ACATTCTCAGCAACCTCCTTAAAacacagaaagagagaaaggacAGATTTAGAGCTGGAAGGACAAAAGGCAAGATCAATGATTTTATGCTTTCGGATGATGAAGACGAAAATGTCAAACCAAAAAAAGTATCTTTCTTAAAAACTAAAGTGAGCAGTTCACCTGTCCACATTGAGCAGCAAGACTCAATGAAAAGTGTAGGTAGCCATCATGGTTCTTTCAATTTCACTCAGTCCAGGAGTACTCCTCAAAGTCCACAAAATTCTGTCACCACAGAGAAAAATCAGGAGGCAGATTCCCCATTGTCCTCTCAGTCAGACAATCTTCAACCACAGTCCACTTTACAGAAGGCTGATCGGTCAGAATCCATAATGAGGATGAGGAACCAGACTGAATCTTCTTTGGTGAGGAAGAGCCTGTCAGAATCCCCTTTGCCATTTAACTCTGAGAATAGCCAATGGAAATCTTCAGTCCCTCTTCCATCAGAGGGCTCTCTTTGTGACAGTCCAGTGTCATTGCTGTCAGATAAACAGGACAACCAAAGGATTTCTTTTGGGGAAGATTGTGATCTTCCTATTCCTCACCCCCGGGAAAGAAGTGTCAAAACAAAACTTCCTACAG GTTTTCCTGCTGAAGACATGTCGCCCAGGCCTTTGCCCAGGCATAAGGCGGTAAATTTGTGGGAACGTGGTCCATTAGAAGAGAAAACACAAGCAGAGACCACTGATTGCAGTGGTAGAGCCATGTCTATAGTGCTCTCCAACACCTCTACCACTAATGAGAGTATTCAG GGCTCAGATGAAGGCTGGGTCATGTCACAAAAGTCCAAGACGTATTCCTCTTCAACAACAGAGACCCTATCTGAGGCTCCAGCTACAGCAGGAAGCG TTGCCTCAGAAGAGAGCAAAGAAGAAAGACAGTCAACATCCTTTGAGGAAAAGCAT GAGAGTTTCTCTGGCAACTTTGGGAACCACACATCCACTTCACATGCTCAAAGGATCAGAAAATCCTCAGACAG GAAGTCCAAGAGCTCCTACACAGCAGAGTCTAAATACCTGGGAACATTGAAAATTTTGGATCAGAGGACGCAGGAGGCCCAACAGATTCCAGAGGCAGCGGATTCACTAAGAGCTGCTGTGTACCAA GAATGggtaaaaaagaaagaagaaaccataaaaattaaaatgattgcAAAGAAACAGGAAGAAAAGTTAAAAGAAGATAAAAAGCAAGAG GACATGCTGGCAAAAATTGCAGATGCTAAAGCCTCTTATGAGGCctggaaagagaaaaaaaaggaTGTCATccgaaagaaagaaaaagaaaaacaggagGAAGTAAATCGACAACAAACGGAAAGGgataaaatgcaagaaaaaaagGAAATCGCAAAACAG GTTTTTGAGAAATGGAAACAGGAGCATGATGAAATCCTCAAAGAAAAGATAAggaaaaagaaacagactgagAAAAGAGAGAAACTACAGCAAGGTCAAGTGAAAGATGAGAGGAAGAGGGACTGTACCTCTGCTTTCATGAAATG GAGTGAACAAAAGAAGTGTGTAATTCAAGCAAAGGTAAGAGAAGAACGCAAGCAGGAAACATTTCAAGAAGTGGAAGAACAATATGAAAAGGAGGAACGAGAGAAAATGGCTTTGGAAGTGTATGACAAATGGCTG AGAAGAAAAGAGTTTCaacaaaaaagagaaagaaaagaaaagaggaTACAAGCGATTCTTCATGATGAGCCACCTCCACCATGGAGTCCCCCTAATAAAACAATCCCATTTGGAAAATAA
- the map9 gene encoding microtubule-associated protein 9 isoform X3 — MDDDHFSTTLAYTKSPKTSRRTTFQNELEAAVSARTNRHKPSYSYSDDFDDDEDHDKDDDGDILSNLLKTQKERKDRFRAGRTKGKINDFMLSDDEDENVKPKKVSFLKTKVSSSPVHIEQQDSMKSVGSHHGSFNFTQSRSTPQSPQNSVTTEKNQEADSPLSSQSDNLQPQSTLQKADRSESIMRMRNQTESSLVRKSLSESPLPFNSENSQWKSSVPLPSEGSLCDSPVSLLSDKQDNQRISFGEDCDLPIPHPRERSVKTKLPTGFPAEDMSPRPLPRHKAVNLWERGPLEEKTQAETTDCSGRAMSIVLSNTSTTNESIQGSDEGWVMSQKSKTYSSSTTETLSEAPATAGSVASEESKEERQSTSFEEKHESFSGNFGNHTSTSHAQRIRKSSDRKSKSSYTAESKYLGTLKILDQRTQEAQQIPEAADSLRAAVYQEWVKKKEETIKIKMIAKKQEEKLKEDKKQEDMLAKIADAKASYEAWKEKKKDVIRKKEKEKQEEVNRQQTERDKMQEKKEIAKQQVFEKWKQEHDEILKEKIRKKKQTEKREKLQQGQVKDERKRDCTSAFMKWSEQKKCVIQAKVREERKQETFQEVEEQYEKEEREKMALEVYDKWLRRKEFQQKRERKEKRIQAILHDEPPPPWSPPNKTIPFGK; from the exons ATGGACGACGATCATTTTTCTACAACACTTGCTTACACGAAAAGTCCAAAAACATCCAGAAGAACAACTTTCCAG AATGAGCTAGAGGCAGCGGTGTCTGCTAGAACTAACAGACATAAACCCAGCTATTCGTACTCTGATGACTTTGACGATGATGAAGACCATGATAAAGATGACGATGGCG ACATTCTCAGCAACCTCCTTAAAacacagaaagagagaaaggacAGATTTAGAGCTGGAAGGACAAAAGGCAAGATCAATGATTTTATGCTTTCGGATGATGAAGACGAAAATGTCAAACCAAAAAAAGTATCTTTCTTAAAAACTAAAGTGAGCAGTTCACCTGTCCACATTGAGCAGCAAGACTCAATGAAAAGTGTAGGTAGCCATCATGGTTCTTTCAATTTCACTCAGTCCAGGAGTACTCCTCAAAGTCCACAAAATTCTGTCACCACAGAGAAAAATCAGGAGGCAGATTCCCCATTGTCCTCTCAGTCAGACAATCTTCAACCACAGTCCACTTTACAGAAGGCTGATCGGTCAGAATCCATAATGAGGATGAGGAACCAGACTGAATCTTCTTTGGTGAGGAAGAGCCTGTCAGAATCCCCTTTGCCATTTAACTCTGAGAATAGCCAATGGAAATCTTCAGTCCCTCTTCCATCAGAGGGCTCTCTTTGTGACAGTCCAGTGTCATTGCTGTCAGATAAACAGGACAACCAAAGGATTTCTTTTGGGGAAGATTGTGATCTTCCTATTCCTCACCCCCGGGAAAGAAGTGTCAAAACAAAACTTCCTACAG GTTTTCCTGCTGAAGACATGTCGCCCAGGCCTTTGCCCAGGCATAAGGCGGTAAATTTGTGGGAACGTGGTCCATTAGAAGAGAAAACACAAGCAGAGACCACTGATTGCAGTGGTAGAGCCATGTCTATAGTGCTCTCCAACACCTCTACCACTAATGAGAGTATTCAG GGCTCAGATGAAGGCTGGGTCATGTCACAAAAGTCCAAGACGTATTCCTCTTCAACAACAGAGACCCTATCTGAGGCTCCAGCTACAGCAGGAAGCG TTGCCTCAGAAGAGAGCAAAGAAGAAAGACAGTCAACATCCTTTGAGGAAAAGCAT GAGAGTTTCTCTGGCAACTTTGGGAACCACACATCCACTTCACATGCTCAAAGGATCAGAAAATCCTCAGACAG GAAGTCCAAGAGCTCCTACACAGCAGAGTCTAAATACCTGGGAACATTGAAAATTTTGGATCAGAGGACGCAGGAGGCCCAACAGATTCCAGAGGCAGCGGATTCACTAAGAGCTGCTGTGTACCAA GAATGggtaaaaaagaaagaagaaaccataaaaattaaaatgattgcAAAGAAACAGGAAGAAAAGTTAAAAGAAGATAAAAAGCAAGAG GACATGCTGGCAAAAATTGCAGATGCTAAAGCCTCTTATGAGGCctggaaagagaaaaaaaaggaTGTCATccgaaagaaagaaaaagaaaaacaggagGAAGTAAATCGACAACAAACGGAAAGGgataaaatgcaagaaaaaaagGAAATCGCAAAACAG CAGGTTTTTGAGAAATGGAAACAGGAGCATGATGAAATCCTCAAAGAAAAGATAAggaaaaagaaacagactgagAAAAGAGAGAAACTACAGCAAGGTCAAGTGAAAGATGAGAGGAAGAGGGACTGTACCTCTGCTTTCATGAAATG GAGTGAACAAAAGAAGTGTGTAATTCAAGCAAAGGTAAGAGAAGAACGCAAGCAGGAAACATTTCAAGAAGTGGAAGAACAATATGAAAAGGAGGAACGAGAGAAAATGGCTTTGGAAGTGTATGACAAATGGCTG AGAAGAAAAGAGTTTCaacaaaaaagagaaagaaaagaaaagaggaTACAAGCGATTCTTCATGATGAGCCACCTCCACCATGGAGTCCCCCTAATAAAACAATCCCATTTGGAAAATAA
- the map9 gene encoding microtubule-associated protein 9 isoform X1, which produces MDDDHFSTTLAYTKSPKTSRRTTFQNELEAAVSARTNRHKPSYSYSDDFDDDEDHDKDDDGDILSNLLKTQKERKDRFRAGRTKGKINDFMLSDDEDENVKPKKVSFLKTKVSSSPVHIEQQDSMKSVGSHHGSFNFTQSRSTPQSPQNSVTTEKNQEADSPLSSQSDNLQPQSTLQKADRSESIMRMRNQTESSLVRKSLSESPLPFNSENSQWKSSVPLPSEGSLCDSPVSLLSDKQDNQRISFGEDCDLPIPHPRERSVKTKLPTGQGFPAEDMSPRPLPRHKAVNLWERGPLEEKTQAETTDCSGRAMSIVLSNTSTTNESIQGSDEGWVMSQKSKTYSSSTTETLSEAPATAGSVASEESKEERQSTSFEEKHESFSGNFGNHTSTSHAQRIRKSSDRKSKSSYTAESKYLGTLKILDQRTQEAQQIPEAADSLRAAVYQEWVKKKEETIKIKMIAKKQEEKLKEDKKQEDMLAKIADAKASYEAWKEKKKDVIRKKEKEKQEEVNRQQTERDKMQEKKEIAKQQVFEKWKQEHDEILKEKIRKKKQTEKREKLQQGQVKDERKRDCTSAFMKWSEQKKCVIQAKVREERKQETFQEVEEQYEKEEREKMALEVYDKWLRRKEFQQKRERKEKRIQAILHDEPPPPWSPPNKTIPFGK; this is translated from the exons ATGGACGACGATCATTTTTCTACAACACTTGCTTACACGAAAAGTCCAAAAACATCCAGAAGAACAACTTTCCAG AATGAGCTAGAGGCAGCGGTGTCTGCTAGAACTAACAGACATAAACCCAGCTATTCGTACTCTGATGACTTTGACGATGATGAAGACCATGATAAAGATGACGATGGCG ACATTCTCAGCAACCTCCTTAAAacacagaaagagagaaaggacAGATTTAGAGCTGGAAGGACAAAAGGCAAGATCAATGATTTTATGCTTTCGGATGATGAAGACGAAAATGTCAAACCAAAAAAAGTATCTTTCTTAAAAACTAAAGTGAGCAGTTCACCTGTCCACATTGAGCAGCAAGACTCAATGAAAAGTGTAGGTAGCCATCATGGTTCTTTCAATTTCACTCAGTCCAGGAGTACTCCTCAAAGTCCACAAAATTCTGTCACCACAGAGAAAAATCAGGAGGCAGATTCCCCATTGTCCTCTCAGTCAGACAATCTTCAACCACAGTCCACTTTACAGAAGGCTGATCGGTCAGAATCCATAATGAGGATGAGGAACCAGACTGAATCTTCTTTGGTGAGGAAGAGCCTGTCAGAATCCCCTTTGCCATTTAACTCTGAGAATAGCCAATGGAAATCTTCAGTCCCTCTTCCATCAGAGGGCTCTCTTTGTGACAGTCCAGTGTCATTGCTGTCAGATAAACAGGACAACCAAAGGATTTCTTTTGGGGAAGATTGTGATCTTCCTATTCCTCACCCCCGGGAAAGAAGTGTCAAAACAAAACTTCCTACAGGTCAGG GTTTTCCTGCTGAAGACATGTCGCCCAGGCCTTTGCCCAGGCATAAGGCGGTAAATTTGTGGGAACGTGGTCCATTAGAAGAGAAAACACAAGCAGAGACCACTGATTGCAGTGGTAGAGCCATGTCTATAGTGCTCTCCAACACCTCTACCACTAATGAGAGTATTCAG GGCTCAGATGAAGGCTGGGTCATGTCACAAAAGTCCAAGACGTATTCCTCTTCAACAACAGAGACCCTATCTGAGGCTCCAGCTACAGCAGGAAGCG TTGCCTCAGAAGAGAGCAAAGAAGAAAGACAGTCAACATCCTTTGAGGAAAAGCAT GAGAGTTTCTCTGGCAACTTTGGGAACCACACATCCACTTCACATGCTCAAAGGATCAGAAAATCCTCAGACAG GAAGTCCAAGAGCTCCTACACAGCAGAGTCTAAATACCTGGGAACATTGAAAATTTTGGATCAGAGGACGCAGGAGGCCCAACAGATTCCAGAGGCAGCGGATTCACTAAGAGCTGCTGTGTACCAA GAATGggtaaaaaagaaagaagaaaccataaaaattaaaatgattgcAAAGAAACAGGAAGAAAAGTTAAAAGAAGATAAAAAGCAAGAG GACATGCTGGCAAAAATTGCAGATGCTAAAGCCTCTTATGAGGCctggaaagagaaaaaaaaggaTGTCATccgaaagaaagaaaaagaaaaacaggagGAAGTAAATCGACAACAAACGGAAAGGgataaaatgcaagaaaaaaagGAAATCGCAAAACAG CAGGTTTTTGAGAAATGGAAACAGGAGCATGATGAAATCCTCAAAGAAAAGATAAggaaaaagaaacagactgagAAAAGAGAGAAACTACAGCAAGGTCAAGTGAAAGATGAGAGGAAGAGGGACTGTACCTCTGCTTTCATGAAATG GAGTGAACAAAAGAAGTGTGTAATTCAAGCAAAGGTAAGAGAAGAACGCAAGCAGGAAACATTTCAAGAAGTGGAAGAACAATATGAAAAGGAGGAACGAGAGAAAATGGCTTTGGAAGTGTATGACAAATGGCTG AGAAGAAAAGAGTTTCaacaaaaaagagaaagaaaagaaaagaggaTACAAGCGATTCTTCATGATGAGCCACCTCCACCATGGAGTCCCCCTAATAAAACAATCCCATTTGGAAAATAA
- the map9 gene encoding microtubule-associated protein 9 isoform X2, which yields MDDDHFSTTLAYTKSPKTSRRTTFQNELEAAVSARTNRHKPSYSYSDDFDDDEDHDKDDDGDILSNLLKTQKERKDRFRAGRTKGKINDFMLSDDEDENVKPKKVSFLKTKVSSSPVHIEQQDSMKSVGSHHGSFNFTQSRSTPQSPQNSVTTEKNQEADSPLSSQSDNLQPQSTLQKADRSESIMRMRNQTESSLVRKSLSESPLPFNSENSQWKSSVPLPSEGSLCDSPVSLLSDKQDNQRISFGEDCDLPIPHPRERSVKTKLPTGQGFPAEDMSPRPLPRHKAVNLWERGPLEEKTQAETTDCSGRAMSIVLSNTSTTNESIQGSDEGWVMSQKSKTYSSSTTETLSEAPATAGSVASEESKEERQSTSFEEKHESFSGNFGNHTSTSHAQRIRKSSDRKSKSSYTAESKYLGTLKILDQRTQEAQQIPEAADSLRAAVYQEWVKKKEETIKIKMIAKKQEEKLKEDKKQEDMLAKIADAKASYEAWKEKKKDVIRKKEKEKQEEVNRQQTERDKMQEKKEIAKQVFEKWKQEHDEILKEKIRKKKQTEKREKLQQGQVKDERKRDCTSAFMKWSEQKKCVIQAKVREERKQETFQEVEEQYEKEEREKMALEVYDKWLRRKEFQQKRERKEKRIQAILHDEPPPPWSPPNKTIPFGK from the exons ATGGACGACGATCATTTTTCTACAACACTTGCTTACACGAAAAGTCCAAAAACATCCAGAAGAACAACTTTCCAG AATGAGCTAGAGGCAGCGGTGTCTGCTAGAACTAACAGACATAAACCCAGCTATTCGTACTCTGATGACTTTGACGATGATGAAGACCATGATAAAGATGACGATGGCG ACATTCTCAGCAACCTCCTTAAAacacagaaagagagaaaggacAGATTTAGAGCTGGAAGGACAAAAGGCAAGATCAATGATTTTATGCTTTCGGATGATGAAGACGAAAATGTCAAACCAAAAAAAGTATCTTTCTTAAAAACTAAAGTGAGCAGTTCACCTGTCCACATTGAGCAGCAAGACTCAATGAAAAGTGTAGGTAGCCATCATGGTTCTTTCAATTTCACTCAGTCCAGGAGTACTCCTCAAAGTCCACAAAATTCTGTCACCACAGAGAAAAATCAGGAGGCAGATTCCCCATTGTCCTCTCAGTCAGACAATCTTCAACCACAGTCCACTTTACAGAAGGCTGATCGGTCAGAATCCATAATGAGGATGAGGAACCAGACTGAATCTTCTTTGGTGAGGAAGAGCCTGTCAGAATCCCCTTTGCCATTTAACTCTGAGAATAGCCAATGGAAATCTTCAGTCCCTCTTCCATCAGAGGGCTCTCTTTGTGACAGTCCAGTGTCATTGCTGTCAGATAAACAGGACAACCAAAGGATTTCTTTTGGGGAAGATTGTGATCTTCCTATTCCTCACCCCCGGGAAAGAAGTGTCAAAACAAAACTTCCTACAGGTCAGG GTTTTCCTGCTGAAGACATGTCGCCCAGGCCTTTGCCCAGGCATAAGGCGGTAAATTTGTGGGAACGTGGTCCATTAGAAGAGAAAACACAAGCAGAGACCACTGATTGCAGTGGTAGAGCCATGTCTATAGTGCTCTCCAACACCTCTACCACTAATGAGAGTATTCAG GGCTCAGATGAAGGCTGGGTCATGTCACAAAAGTCCAAGACGTATTCCTCTTCAACAACAGAGACCCTATCTGAGGCTCCAGCTACAGCAGGAAGCG TTGCCTCAGAAGAGAGCAAAGAAGAAAGACAGTCAACATCCTTTGAGGAAAAGCAT GAGAGTTTCTCTGGCAACTTTGGGAACCACACATCCACTTCACATGCTCAAAGGATCAGAAAATCCTCAGACAG GAAGTCCAAGAGCTCCTACACAGCAGAGTCTAAATACCTGGGAACATTGAAAATTTTGGATCAGAGGACGCAGGAGGCCCAACAGATTCCAGAGGCAGCGGATTCACTAAGAGCTGCTGTGTACCAA GAATGggtaaaaaagaaagaagaaaccataaaaattaaaatgattgcAAAGAAACAGGAAGAAAAGTTAAAAGAAGATAAAAAGCAAGAG GACATGCTGGCAAAAATTGCAGATGCTAAAGCCTCTTATGAGGCctggaaagagaaaaaaaaggaTGTCATccgaaagaaagaaaaagaaaaacaggagGAAGTAAATCGACAACAAACGGAAAGGgataaaatgcaagaaaaaaagGAAATCGCAAAACAG GTTTTTGAGAAATGGAAACAGGAGCATGATGAAATCCTCAAAGAAAAGATAAggaaaaagaaacagactgagAAAAGAGAGAAACTACAGCAAGGTCAAGTGAAAGATGAGAGGAAGAGGGACTGTACCTCTGCTTTCATGAAATG GAGTGAACAAAAGAAGTGTGTAATTCAAGCAAAGGTAAGAGAAGAACGCAAGCAGGAAACATTTCAAGAAGTGGAAGAACAATATGAAAAGGAGGAACGAGAGAAAATGGCTTTGGAAGTGTATGACAAATGGCTG AGAAGAAAAGAGTTTCaacaaaaaagagaaagaaaagaaaagaggaTACAAGCGATTCTTCATGATGAGCCACCTCCACCATGGAGTCCCCCTAATAAAACAATCCCATTTGGAAAATAA
- the npy2r gene encoding neuropeptide Y receptor type 2, which translates to MDIRTEINISEDKILSSQFKSTNCCTPATVRVEDDLLDRLEDSTKLVGVQVILILAYSTIIVFGVTGNSLVIYVVYNFKNLHTVTNYFITNLAVADLLVNTLCLPFTLMYTLYGEWKFGQVMCYLLPFAQGLAVHVSTITLNVIALDRYRSIVHHMETKMSKDMCVIVIVVTWVVSAILASPLAIFREYVTFNLTPEQSIQGCAEKWPGSSANGTIYSIAMFFLQYGLPLCIISFAYTRIWNKLRNHISPGGGRSDRHQRRQKTTKMLVAVVVVFTVSWLPFHAFQLAVDIDSSLLEMRDFKLLYTAFHIVAMCSTFANPILYGWMNRNYRGSFVAVFKCARLNNRMRRVCSRDAVRKKCRARDKQNSISVTFKQVNTL; encoded by the coding sequence ATGGATATACGAACTGAAATAAACATATCTGAAGATAAAATCCTGAGCTCCCAGTTCAAGTCTACAAACTGCTGTACACCTGCCACTGTCCGTGTTGAGGACGACTTACTAGATCGTTTGGAAGATAGTACAAAACTAGTGGGTGTTCAAGTGATCTTGATTTTGGCTTACAGCACCATCATCGTCTTTGGTGTGACTGGGAACTCCTTGGTTATATATGTGGTGTACAACTTTAAAAACTTACACACTGTTACTAATTATTTCATCACCAACTTGGCTGTGGCCGACTTGTTGGTCAACACACTGTGTTTACCTTTTACTTTGATGTACACACTGTATGGAGAGTGGAAATTTGGACAGGTAATGTGCTACCTGCTGCCATTTGCACAAGGCTTAGCTGTGCATGTTTCGACCATAACACTCAATGTTATAGCGCTGGACAGGTATCGTAGCATCGTCCATCACATGGAAACCAAGATGTCCAAAGACATGTGTGTAATCGTCATTGTGGTCACATGGGTTGTCAGCGCAATCCTTGCCAGCCCTCTAGCGATTTTTCGTGAATATGTAACCTTTAACCTAACGCCTGAGCAGTCGATTCAGGGTTGTGCCGAAAAGTGGCCTGGAAGCAGTGCGAATGGAACAATTTACAGCATTGCAATGTTTTTTCTGCAGTACGGCCTTCCATTATGTATCATTTCATTTGCGTACACTCGGATCTGGAACAAGCTTCGAAATCACATTAGCCCTGGCGGTGGCCGTAGCGACCGACATCAGCGGCGAcagaaaacaacaaaaatgctGGTCGCTGTGGTTGTGGTCTTTACTGTCAGCTGGTTGCCCTTTCATGCCTTTCAGCTGGCTGTGGATATTGATAGCAGTCTATTAGAAATGAGAGACTTCAAATTGCTCTATACAGCTTTCCATATTGTTGCAATGTGCTCCACCTTTGCCAACCCTATTCTCTATGGCTGGATGAACAGGAACTATAGAGGATCATTTGTGGCTGTGTTCAAGTGTGCCAGGTTAAATAATAGGATGAGAAGGGTTTGTAGCAGAGATGCAGTGAGGAAAAAATGTAGGGCAAGAGATAAGCAAAATTCAATCAGTGTTACCTTTAAGCAGGTAAACACACTGTAA